Within Mucilaginibacter inviolabilis, the genomic segment GATGCTTACTGGTATTTTGAATTTCGGGGTACTAAGGATAATGATTACCATCAATGCCGGGGAGGCGATCTGCAAAAAGGTAGATGGCAAAATCTTACTGCCAAATGTGAAATACGTGCTGGTAAACGATATATCAGAACATACACCGATGGTGTTTTCAATAATGAATTGGAGGTAACTGCGTCTGGTAGCTTTAGTAATAATAGCCCGCTGAAATTAGGTTTTTTAAATGGTACGGGACATGGTACGCCTGATGTATATGTAAGCGATATCAGGTTCTTTAAAGTTGATGTGCCTGATGCTGTGATTGGTAATTATGCTTGTGAAACATCCATCAGTGAAGGTCACCCTTATTATTCTTTTCTTGCAGCCTACTGGCCAGGCACAGATGGACAGGGAGATAAAATCAGAGATGTTGGCCCGCAAGCCCGCGATTTTCAATTAAAGGGAAATTATAAATGGGAGGATTTTAATGACCTCATTTGTCCACCACCTGCAGGAGCGCTTGCTGTATTTGTTCCGCAAACGGCAGATATCCCGGCACAAATAATAAACTGGTTCAGAATACCCAATAGGCAGGCATGGGGCCTTGATGGCCGTGTTTGGCTTGATCAATAAAATTAACCACAATAAACTAAATTATTTGATGATGAAAAAATATAAGTATAGTTTGCTTATAGGATTGTTTATACTGCTGGCAGGAGCCTGCAGGCAAAATGATCTGAATGATTTAAGTCCGGTTAAAAACACAGATAGGGACATTTCTGGTGCAGGCACCAATAATGGTGGTATAACTGCAGACAATGAAACTGTTAAGGTCCCATTTAAAATATCATTGTCAGGGCCGGCAAGTAAAGCTTTTCAGGTGGGTATCACCCTTAATAATGATACCGTAAATAAGTTGATCGCCAATGGAACGCTAAAAAATACAATAGTATTACCAGCAGGAGCAATTGATTATTCAAGCGTAATTAATGTGTTATTTGGGGCTGATACTGCTATGTCGGTCGCTACCATCAGGTTATCGGCTATTGAGGCCAATTATGGCAAAAATGTAGCTTTTGCATTTAAACTAACCGACCCGGGTAAGGGTAACCAAATCAAAGGCGGGCAATCAAATATATTGGTAGTGCTTGATACTAAAGCCATTGTTAAGGAAAGTGATATTCACTACCTGTCACTTTTAAATGGTGGTGGTATTATGGATGTTGATTATCAGAAAAACTATACCACATCACCGGCTGGTATTACAATTCCTCTAACCATAAACCTGGCGGGTGTTCCAGCTGGAGCATTCAATGTTAAAGTAAAATTAAACATGGATACCATAGCTACTCTTGTAAACAGCAAGGTGCTGCCTGATAATACCATCGCCCTCAAGCCAGATCAGTTTACAATTGACACATTGATAAGAGTAAACTCCAATGCAGCTACCGCGCAAATACGTTTATCAATAGGTTGGCCTATTTTTGACGCCAACATAACAGCCAATAAACGCTTTGGCTTTGTGGTGAGTCTGGCCGGCCCAACAAAGCATATTTTACACCCTACAAACAGTAAATTGATTGTTTTGGTACAGCCCGGTGTAAATCTCGATAATAACTCATATATAACCGGTAGTGGCACCGGTTTAAAAGCTGAATATTTTTCAAATAATCAACAGCTTGATTTTGATGGCAGAAAACCAGATCTGATACGAATAGAACCTACTATTGATTGGCCAAATGATGGGGTTTGGCAGCCTACAATACCAAACATAAGTCATGATAATTGTTCGACCCGATGGACGGGTGAGTTTCTTGCCCCCGTGCGAGGGGAATATGTTTTTTGGCAAAACGAGTGGGACGACGGATCGAGATTATTTATCGACGGCAAAGCCATTATCAATGATTTTACTACAGAGTGGGATAAAGACAGCCGTACCGCCAAGATATTCTTAGAACGCGGAAAACGTTATAAAATAGAAGCGGACCACCGTCAAAATGGTGGAGGAAAACGGGCGAGGCTAACTTTTGAAGTGCCATCAGCGGGCATTAATGGCCGAAGAATAGTACCGCAAAGCCAATTATATCCGGCTCCGTAAACCAATTATGATGATTGCTAAATGAAAATTAAGGACATGAAAAAGGTATTAGATATTATATCTGTATTTTCAATAGCGGCAATATTATTTGCCGGATGTAAAAAAGATAAAGCAGCACCTAAGGTTGAGCCGGATGTGCCTAAGCCAACAGCAGGATTCACAGCTGCCCGCACAGATAGTGTTGACTTTTTAAGTTATCAGTTTACCAGCACCTCAACCAATTACACCGATATATTGTGGCAGTTTGGGGATGATAGCACGTCGGCAGAAAAAGCACCGAAACACAGGTATGCTTTTGATGGTTTGTATCACGTAGTATTAACCGCAAGAAACTCTCAGGGATATTCAGCTGCCAGGGAGATAATACTAAATGTAGCCGATCCAAACTTTGACCGGACCAAGGTTGGTGAAAGCTATTTTGCTACCATAGGAGGCACGTTAACGGTATCGCGCGATAATGGAGGCGGACCTACGGCTGGCGAAGGCTCATTAAAAGTTGTTGATGGCGATCCCAATACTAAGTTTTTCCAATCGGGTTTCTCCGGCGATCTGGTGATGAAATTTGAGCTTAAAACACCAGCAGTAGCAGGTGCCTACACTATGACATCTGCAAATGACTCGCCAGACCGTGACCCCAAAAGCTGGGTACTCCAGGGCTCTGAAGATGGTATACGCTGGATAAATTTGCACAGCAAAAACAATGAGAGTTTCCCAAATCGTTTGCAACGGATTATATACCACTTTAACAACAATGTAGCATACAAATTTTACAGGATAAGCATTAAGGCCAATAATGGTGCCCGTGATTTTCAAATGGCTGAGTGGACGGTTAACAAAAAGCAACCATAATCGTTAATAATTATTATTTTGAAATAAGGCCTTTACTTGTATTAAACTTTCACATTAAGGGAATATTAACTTTTTTTTAATGGGCTGGCTGTTATTTGCTCGTGAGTTGATGAGCTAAATCGGCTGAGCCTGATAAATTAAATTCAAGTAATATTCTATATAATATGAAAATAAATACACAAACATTTGCGGGACTATCCCTAGTTATTTACCTCTTTTTTCCGTTGGCGGGTAAGGCACAAAACCCTATTATTC encodes:
- a CDS encoding PA14 domain-containing protein, with the translated sequence MKKYKYSLLIGLFILLAGACRQNDLNDLSPVKNTDRDISGAGTNNGGITADNETVKVPFKISLSGPASKAFQVGITLNNDTVNKLIANGTLKNTIVLPAGAIDYSSVINVLFGADTAMSVATIRLSAIEANYGKNVAFAFKLTDPGKGNQIKGGQSNILVVLDTKAIVKESDIHYLSLLNGGGIMDVDYQKNYTTSPAGITIPLTINLAGVPAGAFNVKVKLNMDTIATLVNSKVLPDNTIALKPDQFTIDTLIRVNSNAATAQIRLSIGWPIFDANITANKRFGFVVSLAGPTKHILHPTNSKLIVLVQPGVNLDNNSYITGSGTGLKAEYFSNNQQLDFDGRKPDLIRIEPTIDWPNDGVWQPTIPNISHDNCSTRWTGEFLAPVRGEYVFWQNEWDDGSRLFIDGKAIINDFTTEWDKDSRTAKIFLERGKRYKIEADHRQNGGGKRARLTFEVPSAGINGRRIVPQSQLYPAP
- a CDS encoding PKD domain-containing protein is translated as MKKVLDIISVFSIAAILFAGCKKDKAAPKVEPDVPKPTAGFTAARTDSVDFLSYQFTSTSTNYTDILWQFGDDSTSAEKAPKHRYAFDGLYHVVLTARNSQGYSAAREIILNVADPNFDRTKVGESYFATIGGTLTVSRDNGGGPTAGEGSLKVVDGDPNTKFFQSGFSGDLVMKFELKTPAVAGAYTMTSANDSPDRDPKSWVLQGSEDGIRWINLHSKNNESFPNRLQRIIYHFNNNVAYKFYRISIKANNGARDFQMAEWTVNKKQP